From a single Salvelinus sp. IW2-2015 linkage group LG22, ASM291031v2, whole genome shotgun sequence genomic region:
- the LOC111949642 gene encoding synaptosomal-associated protein 25 isoform X1, whose translation MPGKMAADTPVRTEQEELQGRANQVTDESLESTRRMMQLVEESKDSGIRALVMLDEQGEQLERIEEGLDQINSDMKEAEKNLTDLGKCCGLCSCDKLKDFEESGAYKKVWGNNQDGVVSGQPSSRVVDEREQMIMSGGYISKVTNDAREDEMEENLGHVGSIIGNLKSMALDMGNEIDTQNVQIDRIQGKAILNVSRIDAANQKANNLMKR comes from the exons ATGCCAGGCAAGATGGCTGCCGACACGCCCGTGAGGACAGAGCAGGAGGAGCTGCAGGGGAGGGCCAACCAGGTGACAGATGAG TCCCTGGAGAGTACCCGTCGTATGATGCAGCTAGTAGAGGAG AGCAAAGATTCAGGAATCCGGGCCCTGGTCATGCTGGACGAACAAGGAG AGCAACTGGAGCGGATTGAGGAGGGCCTGGACCAGATCAACTCGGATATGAAGGAGGCTGAAAAGAACCTCACAGACCTGGGCAAATGCTGCGGTCTGTGCTCCTGTGATAA GCTGAAGGACTTTGAGGAGAGTGGGGCCTATAAGAAGGTGTGGGGGAACAACCAGGATGGGGTGGTGTCCGGCCAGCCGTCCTCACGCGTGGTGGATGAAAGAGAGCAGATGATCATGAGCGGTGGCTACATAAGCAA GGTGACAAATGATGCACGCGAAGATGAGATGGAGGAGAATCTGGGACATGTAGGCAGCATTATAGGCAACCTGAAGAGCATGGCACTGGACATGGGCAATGAGATCGACACACAGAATGTCCAGATTGACCGCATTCAGGGCAAG gcCATTCTCAATGTATCCCGCATCGATGCTGCCAATCAGAAAGCTAACAATCTAATGAAGAGATAA
- the LOC111949452 gene encoding calpain small subunit 1 — protein MFLAKKLIGGILDVVSNVDPGQFVPSEPPPPRRPLAYAKPKENDEETQFRKVFQQLAGDDMEVSPNELMNILNRIIGKRTDLKTDGFSIESCRSMVAVMDSDSTGKLGFHEFKFLWNNIKKWQCIYISNDTDRSGFISSQELPATFKAAGFPLNDQLFQLMVRRYSDEQGNMDFDNYIGCLVRLDAMCRAFKTLDKDDXGXIXVNIQEWLQLTMYS, from the exons ATGTTTCTGGCCAAAAAACTAATTGGTGGCATCCTGGATGTTGTGAG CAATGTTGACCCCGGTCAATTTGTGCCCTCAGAGCCG CCCCCACCACGCAGACCTCTGGCCTACGCTAAGCCGAAGGAGAATGACGAGGAGACACAGTTCCGCAAGGTGTTCCAGCAACTCGCTGGGGAT GACATGGAGGTGAGCCCCAATGAACTGATGAACATCCTCAACAGGATCATTGGAAAAC GTACTGACCTGAAGACTGATGGCTTTAGCATCGAGTCATGCAGGAGCATGGTGGCTGTCATGGAC AGCGACAGCACAGGAAAGCTAGGTTTCCATGAGTTCAAGTTTTTATGGAACAACATCAAGAAATGGCAG TGCATCTACATATCAAATGACACAGACCGCTCAGGGTTCATCTCCTCACAAGAGCTTCCCGCTACCTTCAAAGCTGCAG GCTTCCCTCTCAACGACCAGCTCTTCCAGTTGATGGTCCGCAGGTACAGTGATGAACAGGGCAACATGGACTTTGACAACTACATTGGGTGCCTGGTCAGACTGGACGCTATGTGTC GAGCTTTCAAGACTCTGGACAAAGATGATYATGGAARRATCAAKGTCAACATCCAGGAG TGGCTTCAGTTGACCATGTACTCTTAA
- the LOC111949642 gene encoding synaptosomal-associated protein 25 isoform X2: MPGKMAADTPVRTEQEELQGRANQVTDESLESTRRMMQLVEESKDSGIRALVMLDEQGEQLDRIDEGMDQINKDMKEAEKNLTDMAKCCGLCIWPRIKLKDFEESGAYKKVWGNNQDGVVSGQPSSRVVDEREQMIMSGGYISKVTNDAREDEMEENLGHVGSIIGNLKSMALDMGNEIDTQNVQIDRIQGKAILNVSRIDAANQKANNLMKR; this comes from the exons ATGCCAGGCAAGATGGCTGCCGACACGCCCGTGAGGACAGAGCAGGAGGAGCTGCAGGGGAGGGCCAACCAGGTGACAGATGAG TCCCTGGAGAGTACCCGTCGTATGATGCAGCTAGTAGAGGAG AGCAAAGATTCAGGAATCCGGGCCCTGGTCATGCTGGACGAACAAGGAG AGCAACTGGACCGCATCGATGAGGGGATGGATCAAATCAACAAGGATATGAAAGAGGCTGAGAAAAACCTCACTGACATGGCCAAGTGTTGTGGCCTGTGCATCTGGCCCCGCATCAA GCTGAAGGACTTTGAGGAGAGTGGGGCCTATAAGAAGGTGTGGGGGAACAACCAGGATGGGGTGGTGTCCGGCCAGCCGTCCTCACGCGTGGTGGATGAAAGAGAGCAGATGATCATGAGCGGTGGCTACATAAGCAA GGTGACAAATGATGCACGCGAAGATGAGATGGAGGAGAATCTGGGACATGTAGGCAGCATTATAGGCAACCTGAAGAGCATGGCACTGGACATGGGCAATGAGATCGACACACAGAATGTCCAGATTGACCGCATTCAGGGCAAG gcCATTCTCAATGTATCCCGCATCGATGCTGCCAATCAGAAAGCTAACAATCTAATGAAGAGATAA